The Tautonia plasticadhaerens nucleotide sequence GGTTCATGGCCCAGACGGTCGAGGCCTTCGACCTCAGTCAACGTCAAGCGGCCACCCACCTGGGCTGGGCACGAGATACCGTGCGCAAGGGCCTCCACGAACTCCACTCCGGGATCACCTGCCTCGACAACTTCTCCGCCCGGGGACGCAAGCCCGTCGAGGCGCATCTGCCGCACCTCCTGGAGGACATCGCCGATCTGGTCCACGACCAACTCCAGGCCGATCCGACCTTCCAGACCACCCGGCTGTATTGCCGGGTGTCCGCTGCGGAAGTCCGCAAGCAGTTGATCGACCGCAAGGGCTATCCCGAGACGCAGATGCCGTCGATCACGACCATCACGGCCAAGCTGAACCGGTTGGGATTCCGACTGCGACCCGTGACCAAGTGTAAACCTCAAAAAAACCGAAGGAAACCGATGCCATATTCCAGCGATTGGACCTGGTCCATCAACGTGCCGCCCAGTCCACGGACACGCTCCGTTTGTCCCTGGATGCCAAGGCTCCGGTCCTCATCGGACCATTCTCCCGTGGGGGGAAGAGTCGGCTCGGGACCGCCGGTGTGGACCATGACTTCAAGCCGTGGGGCCGCTTGACGCCGTTCGGTCTGTTCCT carries:
- a CDS encoding ISAzo13 family transposase (programmed frameshift) translates to MELSPLMCSWLMETAHSFHGAQRRRFMAQTVEAFDLSQRQAATHLGWARDTVRKGLHELHSGITCLDNFSARGRKPVEAHLPHLLEDIADLVHDQLQADPTFQTTRLYCRVSAAEVRKQLIDRKGYPETQMPSITTITAKLNRLGFRLRPVTKCKPQKNPKETDAIFQRLDLVHQRAAQSTDTLRLSLDAKAPVLIGPFSRGGKSRLGTAGVDHDFKPWGRLTPFGLFLPDSKELDLYFTASKVTSDFIVDRLEEWWAANRARFPRIERLLLDLDNGPENHSRRSQFVYRLVQLAQKEQITIELAYYPPYHSKYNPIERCWGVLEVYWNGELLDSEAAVLGFARSMTYGGKHPQVSRVSQTYSSGVCRSTKEMKRLEQCLQRLPGLEKWSVIIPPPKPDELFS